The nucleotide sequence ttcattaaCAATATTATTACACATTATGTatctattgatttatttgtacaTGGATTAACTGATAGTTCAGTAATCTTAAATCGCACTCACCTTTGGGGTGGTCCTCTCCTTTGCTGGGCTTTCCCTTTCCCGGCTCTTCGTCTGAGCTGCATTCACAAAGTTACAGACTAATCAAAGAGGaaatacagcaacaacaaaaaacacacaggcacacatacacatatatgtacatacacacaccatcCATAAAGTGGGAGCATTCGTGTTCTGACCTGCTTTCATCAGACATGTAATCCACCTCGAGACCCTCATGGTCTCCGTCGTCACTGTCTTCTAAGGCCTCTTTGTCGTTGCTCTttcgcttcttcttctttgcttgTCCTTTCCCGGTGTTTTTCTTGGCCTTTGTCTTGCTCTCCCCATCTGTCCCATGAAGAGACGGATGTTCATAACAAACAATATAATGACAGAAGGAGGGAAGATGTGGACAGATGTGGCCTCAGGTATTGATGTTTCTTTCCACTTACCATCCCCCATACTGCTGTCACTGTCATCGCTGCTCATCTCCAGGTCCTCTTCTAGGTCGTGAATGCGCAGGTCACCCCCTCTGCCGCcaccccccttttttttcttcttcccagATTTCTCTGTCTCGTCTTCGTCATCGTCACCACGCTCCTGCTCTCGGAGACGCCTCTGAAGCATGATGCTGAAGTGATTCACCACCTTGTTCCTCCTGTAAAGATACAGGAATGTCTGAGATTTACTTCGACACTTACACCGGCGGCGTAAACTCTTTCTCTACCAACAGCCACCCCTCCCTGGTCTTCCCCTTTCCAACCTGCCCcactcctcctcagcctcctcagcagTGAGAGTTCGGTGCTTGGCCAGTGGGGTAAAGTTATACCAGCCATGGACAGGGAAGGCCTCAAAAGCTCCATCAGGACACTGTGTGAAGATGTAGTAGGATGCATTTTCTGTAACGCCTCCCTTCTTCAGACCTTTGaacctgacagagagagagagagaggctgtaaAGCAAACAATAGGGATCCCCCATCCGGCCAAGGACACCATTTTACAAAAGTTTCATGAACTGACTTGAAGGGGATTTTAAAACCTTACAAAGTTTAGCTCTAATGTGTAAATTCCTCTTCAgagattttttaaacaatgaccTAAACATCATATGAAAATACCAGTTTCAGTTACATCATGAAAACAGTATGTGTGCGGATGCAATGAAGTGTAAATCAGAGTGAATCGGGGCATAGAGAAGCGTCTCTCGCCTCCTCACCTCTTGCCAGCCTTGCCATTGACCTTGAGGATCCAGGGCTGGTCCTCCACTTTGAACTCACGTGTCACAATTCCAAACTTCTTCCTCCGCGCTTCCTCACGCTGCTTTTTGCCAAACTCACTACCAGCTGCACCTTctgctgtctcctcctccccatATATCCGCCGAGCACTCATGTCTCTTTCCATACGAGCCTGGaaaatgagagggagggagctgctcagaaacacaaaactCAAAAATGGGTGCTATGGCTCTTACCATGGGTGACCACACAGTGGGTCATTTTATTTCAGCACTGAGCCTGTGCATAATATATCTTGTAAACATGCCCTACTATGAAGCCCACCTGTGTCCATGTTGAACAGTTGACTTTGTCTCCTGCATTGAAAGCCATGATGTTGTACTTCTTACTGGTGTTTCTACaggacagacaaagagaaatgcaAACAATAAGTCATCAACTGCATATCTCTTCTGAGGGTTGTGAGAATAGATGGACTATATTTATTATTAGAATGATTGACTATTAAGtaatgcttttcttttgtgtctctcttttaataaaaaatggtGACACCTGACAAGGCTTTCCCGGACACTTTTCTGCAGATGTTTACATGCTGGTCTCTGTTACTCACTTTGGGACTCGCACAGTGTATTCTGTGGCTGAGGAATTGCTGCTCCCCTgttagacaaacacacaaattattTTACCAAACTTCATCATGGGAGTGTGACACAGATAGGCAGAGGCAAATAATAACTTAAACaatcctaataataataactaaacCTTTTTTATATGGCACTTTTCTTATcaatgttacaaagtgctttacaaggaAGAAACAATGATAATAACACAATAGAACATGAGCAGAGTGAACAGaacaataaaatagataatTAGAATTAGTCAGTGTAAATAAGAGCCAATGTCCATCATTTGTAAAAGCTTGTAAAAAGGGTATTAAGACAGTGAATTAGTCTTAGTTCAATGAGGAGCGAGGTTCATAATGTGAGAATTCTTATAGGTAAGGCTCTGGCACTCTTTATTATTATGAGAGGACCCGAACCAGGTTAATAAGTCAGTGCACGGCCACGATTTAAGGCCTTAAACGTAAGtagaattacattttttccaAGTGATGAGCAATACAGAAGCATTTTCCCTGCACTCactatacatacatacacacacacacacacacacacacacacacacacacatatatatatatatacacacattattttatattttttattatgtacATTTTGTATGGTTTATTCTTACATTGTGTAAAGTGTGACACAGGAATGAATCAGTAAAGTACAGGACATCCACCTTGTATTAAAAGCAGGGAGCTCTGGCTAATACTCGAACAAAGTGCATCACAGTAATCAAGGCGAACTAGTACAAAAGCATGTACATGTGAAATTACAGCTGCCATACACTTCGATATAGAGAAATACAGGTTGTTTGtagttgtgtgtgagtgtaaacttACCAGTGAAGTCATGATtgctcgtctctctctctctctctctggattaACTCAGCACATCAACAGCTGCTCAGGTTTGTGTCACTACAGAAAAAGAGTTGAAAATCACTTGGATTTAAAATGGAATGAATGCTCCGGACCTAGTTACTCGTGGTGTGCATGTTTATTCTGGAGTTAACAGACGACTGAGCTGATGGAAACCTACAGATCAACACATCATCATACCTCCCTGTGAACCGTTCTTGCATTAGCCTCTGATGCTAACGTAAACAGCAGCTACATTTAGCGGAGCTCCTCGGCTAATGGAGGCTGTTACAGGGAAAACGCGGCTCACAGCCCCGGCGCGTTCGTGTGTATTAAAGACAGGAGTAAACAATGACTACACGGGCGTTTATTCTTCTAAAATattaagacatttaattattgaCGCTGAATTTACCGGTTCACGGACCTCTTGTGCGCTTGTTCCGTCAGTTTGTAAAGAGTCGACGGGAAACGCGGACCACAAACATTGGTTCCCACTCCTTTTTAACCTACTAGTGCCCCAGAGGCTGCTGAAGAACATGGCGTCTGAGAAACGTGTCCCCTGTGCATAAACGATTTACAAATATATGTAAatcgtatatatatatatatatatatatatatatatatatatatatatatatatatatatatatatatatatatatatatatgtgtgtgtgtaaatagctCCCCATTGAACtgagacatatatatatatattatacgtAGAGATATTATTGTCTGTGCTCCTTCGGTAAGGAAGTGGAATTATTTCTCCACTCTCATGGTGCTCAGAACCAGAAAAACAAGACAGGTCACTGTACAAAGACCGTCCACCTGCATCAATATTCGGATttaaaattattgtaattattgacaataaatattaacaatgatattaattattattttttaatcttctaGTGAATGTAAAAGATCCTACTGAGTAATTAGCTAGACCACAAAGAGTTAGTCTATTTGAGGTGATTACTACGACCACTGTGATCACAATGTTCCTTAAACTTCTACATAACTTTACAGCATAGAGAGATTAAAGAGTTAAAGGTGGTGAAAGCAGAAAAGTATTCTGCATTAATCTTTAAACTTACAAAAATGTGGTCCGATTTGTTGTGCACAGCTGCTTGACACTGTATGACAAGCTTGTCCCTCAGGTCATTAAATCAATGCAGCTGTATGAAGGCTGCAGGACACGCGTGTTAAAAAAACCCTGCAGACTCCACTGCAAATGACTTCATAGGTGGTTGTGGACAGTCTTTTATCTGGCTATGCCCATGTCTGAAAAGTGCTTAAATTCCTCATTCATGTGCCATTAGTTGAATATGCATTAGAATACCTTAGAGGTTTTCTAGTTTTGCATACATGACTATTTTATGACAGTGAGTCGTATCGTTCATTCAGACAACATGGCCCGCCATGCCCACCCAGGCGTACCTCACCACAGGCTTCCAAACCACTGATTTTGGCTTGGCTGTCAAGGAGATCAACACCATGGTGAGATGGATGGTGCACAGGGAGAATTTCTGCGAATACGCAACATCCATTTTTTAagacttaaaggttcaatgtgtaagatttaagtgaaggGCTCTATCAgcaaaattgaatataaattcaTCCTAGTGATCTTTtctttagtttgtttcatctaaattgtacgaattgctgttttctttaccctagaatgggccctttatatttgaatactttatatttatcagGAGCTGGTCCTCCCTAtgaaggccgccatgttttttacagtcgtccaaactggacaaactaaaaaccttttgagtttttaggaCAACTGAAGCATACCACATGTTGCACTTTTCATTACTCTAATATACTCTGCAGCCAAGCAGAGCTTGTACTATCAGGTGTAAAGTCTTCTCGACCAGTAAGTCTAGTTTCTCTTGCTCCGCAGCCGAGAGCTTTCTGTGGTATGGGATCTCAGTCTGGTTCAACAACCTCAGCCCAAGGCTAAAAACAAAGATCCGTAAAAATCATTGCATGGAGTCAGGCAACATTCCAAACTCAAAGCCATCAAAGACGAGAGAATCACCAGATTCTGTCCATCAATAACCCTAAACAATGAGTCAGCCAGAGGCAAATATCTAATGCTACTCGCAATGAATCTTTGACTGAGCACTTGTACCAGTGAGTCCACCTACTCCTCCTGTAATACTATTTATTTTAACAGCATCCTGTGTGTCTATAGGCGACAACCAGTGGGTTACTACATTTTAACAGCAAATACTGTATGTGCTAGTCTATCTTttcttatcttgtcttatctAATCTTATCTTAATTAGTTTTGTGCAGATGTTGGAACTAATACAGTACAAATACTGTGAGttgatttttcaggtatctgaGTAATTCCTTtctgatatttttaaaaatatatcccCTTTATTTTAACACAGATATCTGTACCTACACAGAGAAGATGATTCCTTGCTATGTATCTGTTGGTGCAAACATACTCAACACAGTGTAAAAGACGTATCAAGATAAACCAGACAGGAGGGAAGAGGCTCAGTGCATATGTCCATGAGAAGGAGTAACAAAATGGAAGGAAGTGAAGAATCAGCCAACGTCCACAATAAAGCAGGGCAACAAAACATTCCCTATCCCTGACCTTAATTAGAGGCAAATCTAATTAAGAATGCAAATCTTTTCTCGCTGTTTGcaatacattttctttgagTACATTTTAGAGCCTGTACGTTTAtgcttttacttgagtacagaGGTTGAAACAATTCATATACTTTTATCTGAGAGGAGAATATGTGTACTTTTGCTGAGATTGCGctctataaaaaagtttaaactTAAGTTTGCCATCCACACCACATCCACAGATAAAGAGACGTCAGCAGCCAGTGACTGCAGCGAATGGTCAAAGAGGATCCATCAACCTGCCCGTGCCTCATGAGCTGCACCATCTTCCTCAGTTACACCTCAAACCTCATCAGCGGTGGATTGAGGGAGACTATCCGCTACCTTGTGGAGCACAGAATGGTATAAAACCCTTCTCATTAATAAGACATGCATTTCGCTATATTAGAGTTGAGTTTGCAGTGTATGTGAACACAACTCAGGACTACAGCATATGATGGGTGCGGCTCAGGGGCAATACCTGGGCCATTCTCGGAAACATGCCTGCACGCAACTCCACCCTCCTGGTTCCGTAAAGGGTATAAAACTGCGACCTGATTCCATTTCTGGTGAGAGTTGCATGGACTGAATGACATCCGGAGGACAAGCCAACAAGAGATCTTCTGTCTGCAAACTACATAGGTAATGTTATAACTCACCTGTTCTACACAGAAAAAAGGAGCCAAGAGaattgtttttacagttttccaAGTtttgaaagacagagacagactctctctctctctctctctctcacacacacacacacacacacacacacacacacatttaagcCATATGAGTAAAATTGTGATAagtgaatatgggctatgcaaataacatttaataGATTTGATTGATTGGATTATGAAAAATATACTATGGCCCTGTGAAGATACAATGCCTTCTTGCTCTTTACCAACTACCCAGACTGGTTGAGCAAGTTGCTTCATATGTACAAACTAGAAATAGGGCTGGTTAGTTTTCAGTTCATGACAGTAAATGCATAAATCTATATTTACATCCCCAATGTTTTTTGTCCCCAGACAATATGGCCTGTAACCGCAAAATACCTAACTACATCTACAGAGAGACTCTCACCCTACCAGACACACCAAAGGTCCAGGGCTATGATTTCAACCAGGGAGTGGACCACCACGCACTGCTACAGTCCTTCCTCAGCACAGGCTTCCAAGCCACTAATCTGGGCCTGGCTATCCTGCAGATAAACAACATGGTGAGATGGATGGAACACAGGGAGAATGTCTGTGAATCATCGTGTTCCAGTGTAACAAACTTTCACCGTTTACTTTCCTCACTTTTTGCAATCTTCTCCAACATCCACAGATCAAGAAGCGG is from Paralichthys olivaceus isolate ysfri-2021 chromosome 5, ASM2471397v2, whole genome shotgun sequence and encodes:
- the gtf2f1 gene encoding general transcription factor IIF subunit 1 isoform X1 produces the protein MTSLGSSNSSATEYTVRVPKNTSKKYNIMAFNAGDKVNCSTWTQARMERDMSARRIYGEEETAEGAAGSEFGKKQREEARRKKFGIVTREFKVEDQPWILKVNGKAGKRFKGLKKGGVTENASYYIFTQCPDGAFEAFPVHGWYNFTPLAKHRTLTAEEAEEEWGRRNKVVNHFSIMLQRRLREQERGDDDEDETEKSGKKKKKGGGGRGGDLRIHDLEEDLEMSSDDSDSSMGDDGESKTKAKKNTGKGQAKKKKRKSNDKEALEDSDDGDHEGLEVDYMSDESSSDEEPGKGKPSKGEDHPKGIDEASESEEESEEEKQNEEEAKEEEEEEEGKKTPVQMEKKKKKDSSGESDSSDDSDIEGETASALFMKKRTPPKRAGGRGSAGSSRTGSRPGTPSIDSASTSNTLRAAASKLEQGKRQTQGPGTDSPAAKRLKMEPSTQSPVPSGKSTPQPPSGKSTPSSSDVQLTEEAVRRYLIRKPMTTKDLLKKFQTKRTGLSSEQTVNVLAQILKRLNPERKNVNDKMHFYLTE
- the gtf2f1 gene encoding general transcription factor IIF subunit 1 isoform X2, which produces MAFNAGDKVNCSTWTQARMERDMSARRIYGEEETAEGAAGSEFGKKQREEARRKKFGIVTREFKVEDQPWILKVNGKAGKRFKGLKKGGVTENASYYIFTQCPDGAFEAFPVHGWYNFTPLAKHRTLTAEEAEEEWGRRNKVVNHFSIMLQRRLREQERGDDDEDETEKSGKKKKKGGGGRGGDLRIHDLEEDLEMSSDDSDSSMGDDGESKTKAKKNTGKGQAKKKKRKSNDKEALEDSDDGDHEGLEVDYMSDESSSDEEPGKGKPSKGEDHPKGIDEASESEEESEEEKQNEEEAKEEEEEEEGKKTPVQMEKKKKKDSSGESDSSDDSDIEGETASALFMKKRTPPKRAGGRGSAGSSRTGSRPGTPSIDSASTSNTLRAAASKLEQGKRQTQGPGTDSPAAKRLKMEPSTQSPVPSGKSTPQPPSGKSTPSSSDVQLTEEAVRRYLIRKPMTTKDLLKKFQTKRTGLSSEQTVNVLAQILKRLNPERKNVNDKMHFYLTE